Genomic DNA from Mesorhizobium sp. 131-2-1:
ATGGTCGCTTTGAAGCCGTCGAAGGGATCCTTCTACCGCGCGCCGGATCGAGTCGGGTCGGCTATCGGTTTCGGCGCCGAGCTGACGGCCGTTCTTGTAGCGAAATCCGAACTTAGTGGCGATCATCACCTTGTCCCGCCGATCGCGAAAAGCGCGGCCGAGCAGTTCTTCATTCGTGTACGGACCATAGGCTTCCGCGGTATCGAAGAAATCGCAGCCGAGCTCGATCGCCCGGTGCAGCGCAGTGATCGACTCCTCCTCATCCGCCGGCCCGTAGTACTGGCTCATTCCCATGCAACCGAGGCCGATCGCGCCAACCCGCAGGCCTCGCTTACCCAGTCGCCGCTTGCTTAATATCATGGGATCACCCTTCTGAAGACGTGTAGAGTAAAGATATGAATTGCGGGTCGTACGGTGAATGCTACAAATCCGCAAAGCTTGCGGGAGTAGGAGAATGCGAACAATCCGTTTTCCGACATTCTTAAGCTGACCCGGGCGGAAATGCTGATGACAGGCGGCTTCACCGCAGTCGGGCCTAGGGCGATCCGCTTTCCAGTCCCGAGGACGATCCAGTCTTCGCCGTCGTGAGAGTAAGCCGCCGGGTCATTCTCGTGGGCGAAGCGCCGATCCGGTACGCGACCGGCGATGTGGAACTGTTTGTCGGCGCCGCTTTCCTTCGTATTGATTCGCCGTCCCGGTGTTGATCGGGTAGATGCAATCACGCTGTTCGCCGGGGCGGGTCGGACCACCATCCAAATCGGCGACGGCTGCTTCCTCCTTTCGGACGATGTGGAGAACCTGCTTTCGACAGCGAGCTAGCACCATTGACTTTTTGTTTCATGAAAATCGCCGCTGTATCAGGTGGCCTGTGTGACCCCATCCTCCAGAGACTACTTACCGCCCACTAGCAGCTCAAATAGCGGCGCCAAAGTGGGCTGCTTGTCAAGCTCGCGGATGAAGTCCCCTATCAAACCGAGTTGCTGCTTGGAGAACGGCAGCATCGACATTTCGCCGCAATGCCTGAGTTTCCGGATGCCATCATCGAGCGAAGCTGGGTTTTCCGGATGTCCGAACGGCTCGTCCACACGAATAAAATGTTCTGACCCGCTCTTTAGCCTTACTTTAACCTTTGTCGGCGAATTGCCATACTGGCTGTGAGTTCGTTCGATCTCTGGATCAACTTCGACCTGGGTAACGGCCATAATTCGACGCACGGCCGGATCCTGGAGCGCTTCGGGACGGAAATCGCGAATTCCGACTTGGCCGCGCTGCGCCGCGACAGAGATGGCGTAAGGCAGGCTGGAACGCGCTACAACCGGGTCCTTTGGATCCCACTTTTGGTCGCGCGGCTGGGCCACAGCACTCTCAGCGCGACGATTCAACCCGAGCTCAATTGAAACAATATCCTCGCCCGTGAAGTTGTGCTTCTTGCGCAGTTGCAGCAGTCCGTCGATCCCGAAATGATTACCCCTGCAAGACGGCCAGGGTTTGAAGCTCATGGAAGCGTTCACATAATCGTGGCCCAGTTTGTCTATAAGCATATCGAGATTGAACTCTGGTTCGAAGGCCTTGTAGAAACCAGACTTCCCAAAGAACGGTTCCCGCGGGCCATTGAAGCCCACCATAGCTGATAACGCCGACTCAATCCCCGAGCGGGCCCTCAAACCCTGCTGCAGCGCTATAGTATGGGCACCTTCTTCATACATCTGGTATTCGCCCGCAGCATGGGCGTAAGCGATTCCGAACGCATTTCGGGTTTTCTCTTCGTTGAGCCGTAACAACTTGGTACTAACTGCGGCCCCGCCCCAGACCGAGACCATATTGTCGCGGCCCGTATTTGAAGAATATGTGGTAACGCTACGCGCGAGACGCACGTGCAGATCGATAGCTGTTGCGACCGCAGTCAGCAATTCTCTTCCGGTGATAGATGGGTCCCTTTCGGCCAGTGCCAGGGCCGGCGGGATATCATATGAGCTTGCGTGGCAACCGTTAATACAAATCTCATACGTCTCGTCAAAATCAGGGGCTCTGACCGTAGTCGCATTAACAAGGACTGCCAAGCTGGAAGGAAGCTTCTCTCCGGAAACCCAAACGGTGCATTCTGGCTTGCCGCCGGACAATGCGCCCAGTTGGCGCGCAGTGTGCGAGATCGGATCATTCGATCCGCCGATCGCGCACGCAATAGTGTCCAGAATTGAGAGCTTCGCACGTTCTATTGCTTTCTGAGGTATCCTTTCGAAACCGGAATCGAGGACGTGCTTAATGATTTGCGTCGTTACATCCATTGCCAAACCTCCAAGCGAAATGTGCCGTGCGGCGGCCTGAGGTAAAAGATGTTGACTCTTTTTCGTGACTGACCTCAGACTGGCCGGACTATACCATTGCCGGCGGTGCTCGATTGCGAAAGTTCTGTGAAGTTAATTTAAGTTGAGATGATTTACTCGACAGAATTGTACGGCTGTCGATCTGACCCTACCGGGACGCTCCGCAGGAACCTCATGGCCCCGGCTGATTTCCGAAGGTGGAGATCGTCGCGCTCGCGCTGTTTTCCGGGCTCGCAGGCGTTGCGACGACATGGGTTGTGAGCGGTGATCTGCGCATCGTGGTTCGCTTCGTCCTGTTCGACGAACGCCCGCGGCGCTTTGCGGATGCCGAGGCATTGGCGGATGGGTGGTGGGGCCATTGGCGTCGCCCTAAGCTCCACTGGACGGGCGCTTGCGTGAGGTGCAGCGGCAGTTGGATGCTGGGAGGGTGCGTGCGCCGTCCAGTGGTTGGCGGCAAGACAGCGCCCCGCGGAATCTAAGTGACATCCTGCCGGGTTAGTTGAGCGCGAGGCTTTGCGATTTTGCTGCGGCGTCGGGAGGGCGTAGCCCGACCAGAGCTGCAGCAAAATCGCGCGGCGACGAAATGCGGCCGTCGCCATCGCTTGCGCGCCGAAATAGGCCTCGTCGGGCGAGCCCGTCAAGGTTCGAATGCGGGCGCCCTCCATTATAGAAGGCGAGATACCGGGTGATCGCCGTGCGGGCCTAGGACACGCTGTCGTAGGCGCGCAGATGACCTCCTCGTATTTGATCGTGCGCCACAGCCGCCCGACGAAGACGTTGTCGCGCCAGGCACCTTTGCCATGCATGCTGATGGACACGCTCGCCGCCGTCAGCACGCCTGTGAACTCGAGGCTGGTGAACTGGCTGCCCTGGTCCGTGTTGAAGATCTCGGGTCGGCCATGTCTGGCCAGGGCCTCCTCGAGCGCTTCGACGCAAAACGCCGCCTCCATCGTGATTGAGACCCGATGGGCCAGCACCCGCCGCTGAACACGTCGACGACGGCCGCCACATAGACGAAGCCGCGCCGCATCGGGATGTAGCTGACGTCCACCGTCCAGACATGGTTAGGCCGTGCGATCTTCCTTCCGCGCAGCAGATACGGGTAAATTTTGTGGCCCGCAGCTGGCTTGCTCTTGTTCGGGCGCCGATAGATCGCAGAAATCCCCATGCGCTTCATTAGCGTCTCGACATGGCGGCGGCCGACCACGACACCGGCTCGCCGCAGCAGCGCCCGAAGCATCTGCGCCCCGGCGAAGGGGTAGTCGAGATGCGACTCGTCGAGCCGGCGCATCAGCGCTAGCAGGCTTCTCTGATTGGGGTCGATGAGGTCAAGCTTTTCCATGTGACGCCCGATTGCCGCGACGAACGAAACTGTCTCGACAGCTACGACCTCGTCGTCGATCGTGCGCAGGCGCTCGATCGTCAAGACGCTCTCATCGGTCGGCACGTTAAGTGCGGCTGTAACGGCGTCAGCGCGACGCCAGCCGACCGTCAAATGCCTGTACCCGGCCGGAATCCACGCGCTACCGTTTCGTCCGAAAATCCTGAAAAAGGGAGCAAGTCCCGGCGAATGTGACGCTTGGCAACGAACGCCCCTTGCCAGCGCGTCGATAAAGCAAGCCTTCACCGACAAGGGCAAGCTCCGCCTGTCGCACAGTGCTGCTGCTGAGCTCGTGCTGCTTCATTAGATCCGCCTCGGTCGGGAGTTGATCGCCAGCACTGAAGACGCCACTCTCGATCTGAGACCGAATGATATCCGCGAGCTGAATATGAAGTGGAGTTCTACCGGGCCGAATCTTGCGAATATTGCATTCTTGCAAGAAATAATCTAGCGTGTGACTTAGAGGACTCTTGGGGGTGGATCATGCCTTGGTTGAAGATACCGCTCTGGGCGATCTAGCCATAGCCGAACTCCGGCTTCCCGCGCAGCCCGCCGACACCGTCGGCAGGCCAGACCCTGGCCAAAGGTTGTGCAGCATTCTTGGAGTGGCGGCCTTGGCACGCTCGACTTCTGCTGTGGTCAAACGGTCGATAAATTGGCCCAGCACTAAGCGGGCAACCACTTCCGGATCGACCGCCGGGTCTCGCTGGACGCCGGAGTGGATCCGTTCGAGAAATGAATTCCGGTTTCTGACTTTGGCGCGGCCGTCGGGATTCCAACCCTCGTAGTAAAAGCCGCGAAGCAAAGCTGGCAAGCGAGCGCCCATATAAACAGCGTGCTCGCAATCCAAGCAGTCGCGCAGAGCGTGCAGCGTCGCAATCAGAGCTTGGTAGACCCGCTCGCGATCATCCCATCCAAGCCTCCACATCAGATCGCTGATCCAATTCTGTGTTACTTCTAATGCGTTGTTGAAATCATGCCTCGCGCACATTAGCTTTTCTCATGTCGTTGAAGGTTGTCAGGATCTCGGAATGAGCCTCATCGGCGCGGAGGTTGACCTGGTCAGCGACTAGCGCTGGGAAGAAGAGGACTACAAAAAATAGGCTTCAGTCCGCGGCGAGCGAGCGATGCCTGACATATGGCCCCCTTGGAAAAGCGGCCTTCCGGTAGCGAAGTAGTTCCAGAGGCAAAGCTGGAGTTCAGGGTTTGACGAACATACTAACCGGAGCGCTCGCGAGTGCTCGTGCGGGCACGGTTCGATCCAGACAAAACAAACACTCCCTTTGGTTCTGATTTTCTTGTTCCATCCGGATTAATCGCCCAGTTCCGCGTCAGAAATCCTCGCCTCAGCGCAGCGCTTGGATCTTGTTTGGTGCAATCTAAACAATTTGGCAGTCCCAGCGTGCCTCATTCCAGGGGTCTAGATGTCGCCGCGTTTACGCGACGGCCGCACTCGCAGTTCTTCTAGGGGATCACGTCAGCGTGTGCTACGTCGTGGCCGCAGTTTGTTCACGCTTCATCAAGCCGAACGCCTACTGCAACTCACGCGCGCGCCCGGCCCCATTCCCCTTTTCCCATATTGACTCGTAGTTTCGCAGCATCATCTCCGCGACACCAAAGGTGTGATTGCCTTGCCGCGAAGCCAGGCGAGCGTCGATGTCGGGATATATAAAGAAGGGCAGGGAAATTCGTTCGGCCGGTCCACTGTGCACCACTTGATGCGGCGTACTCTTGAACCGGTTATCGCTCAAGACCTGAAGCATGTCGCCCAGATTGACCACGAGACTGTCGGGGAGGCTAGGCGCCGGTATCCAACGCCCGTGGAACCACACCTGCAAGGAGCGAGTAGGGAGTTCCTCCTGGAGTAGGAGCGTGAAGAAACCATTGTCGGTATGCTTAGCGGCCGCCCCGCCAGTAGACGGGTATCGGATCACGCGTTGCAGAACCGTCGGCGGGCTGAAATGACGTCGGAACCAGCCTTTTTCCATATCGAGCAGGTCGGCCAGCGCGTTCCCGAGCTGCGGCACAACCCCATTGAGCACGGTAGCCTGCAAAGCAAGCAAGCTTCGCGCGAAACCAGGAGCCAAGGCATCATCCGGAAGGCGTGTGCGTCCGGCGAACGGACGCCGGTCGTTTTCATTCTCGATTCCGAGGTCGAACATTTCCTTTGGATCCGGGCCAGCCTCGGGATGTAGCATTTCACCGTGCAACGGACTGTACCCACGGGCGGTGGTGGGGTGGACGTCTTGGAAGGCGTGACCATAGCGTTCCTTGGTAGCCAGTGGCAACGCGAAGAAACGGTGGGAAGCCTCGATCGCTTCTGCGATCTGTTCCTTCGGGATTCCGTGCTCGACTAGGTAGAAGAACCCGTACTCCTCGCAGGCCGTGCGTAAGCACTGTTGCTCTTCACGTCGCGTTGCATCGGATGAGAGTTTCGCCAATGAGATTCGCGGTAGCGTAGTCATAGTCGCTCCTTTGTCGGCGCCGTGCCCATGTGGGGCTGTCTAAGTCAAATCTTCTGCTGCATACACGAATTTATTCTCTATCGAAGTGAATCTCCCATATAATACCAGAATCGGCAACAGGAAATATATTAATATTATGGCGGCCTTACTGTCACATTTATTTAACAGTCCTTTAATATCCATGACATGCAATTCTGTGGCCCATTGACTACAAGTGGGCAACAAGCCCTTTCCGGCAGTGGCAAAAGGCTGTTCTACGACATGAGCGAAGATCTGCCCAACGTTCACGCTGGCCGCGGTCTGGACGTCGTGGACGCAGAGTATCGCGCTTTGCGATCTCGACGCAGACGAGTGCCCGCCAGGACCGCCACGCTTCAGGGGGTTAGCAACGCGGAATACCAAGCATAAGTATGTATGTTATGGGGACGGGAGTGAAAGCGGCGCCAATTTCCACCTCTTCGGGAATTGTTTGGCATTTGGCAGTTCGTCAGCCCCGACCAACTTGGCGAAAGACGAATCCCGCCAAGCCCTCATCGATGAAGTTTGATCACCCCTTCGCTGGCCATTCCCTGCCTTCTTTCAAAATGGCATCAGCCATCTTCTCAGCCACCATGATTGTTGGAATGTTTGTATTGGCGCGGGGGCAGAATGGCATCACAGAAGCGTCGGCAATCCTCAAGCCCGAAACGCCACGAACCCGGCCCGACGGGTCGGTCACCGCAACAGGGTCCGAGGCTGGCCCTATCCTGCAACTCGACGTCGGATGCCAATTGCCGGTCACGTTCTGTCGGACAAACCGATCCAGATGCTCCTCGTTGTCGATCAGATCTGAAATGCTCCGTCCATTGGTGATGACATGCCTAATGAGGGCGCGGCGCAAGCGCGGAGAACTGTCCATGAGCAGAGCCAGCACCGACGTAAGCCCGTAATTAATGCAATTTACCTTGCTAACCCGCTTCGCTCGCGTATTCCAAGCTGACGGGAACGGGTCGAGCCCCACCCCCGAAAGGGAATCTTGCAGCAGAAGGCGGGCCACGAAACGGAATCCCTGCTTCAGTCGCTCGGCATCCCGCTGGTCGCTCAACCAGTTGAAATCTACCTCCGGCTCAACGGCATGAGAGCGATCCTTGAGGACGATGGTTCCTGCTGAATAAGTACGGTTGACCCACACGTACAGGGAGCCGAGGCGCTTTCCGAGCGGGTGCCAGGCCGACTTGGCAACCGCCGATACCGCCATGTCTGTCGAAGGACACCTATTGTAGCCCGACGAGTAACGGGCATGCATCTGAATGTGCCCGCTAACATTGGGTGCCATGCGATCGCCCCGTTTCAAATACGCCGAAACGGCGATCCCTGGATGTTCTTGAAGATTCTGGCCCACACCTCTTACATCTGCAACCACCGGAATACCGAGCTTTGTCAGTTGCTCGGCCGGGCCGATCCCGGAGCGCAACAATATGGCGGGCGAGTGGATGGCTCCGGCGCAGAGGATCACCGTCGAGGCGCGAAACGACGGCCGTCCGAACTTGTTTTCCGTCTCGACGCCAGTTATGGCGCATCCTGAAAAGGCCAGCCGCACAACCGTCGTTTCGGGCAGAATTGTCAAATTGCGTCGACGGCGGACACTCTCGGACAAGTAAGCCATCGCGGCGGAAACGCGATGCCCATTTCGATTCGTCAAGGGAACAACCGAGTATCCATCACCAAATTCACCGTTGAAGTCTGGCCTGAAATGAAGACCCTCATTTTCATACGCTCTAGACACCGCCCGGATAAAGCCGGACCAATCTGATCGCCGCACCCGTCTTATCGGCAGTGGACCAGCCTTGCCGTGAAATTCGCCGCCGAAATCTAGATCGCATTCGAGGCGACGGAAGTACGGTAGAACCTCCTTCCAACTCCAGCCAGCTGCACCGCTCGAGGCCCAGTCATCGTAGTCTTCGGGACCACCGCGGTTGGCCACCTGGGCATTGATGCTGGAGCCGCCCCCCATGACCCGGGCCTGCTCGTAGTGAATGGGCTTGCGGCCATCTCGAACCGTGGTCGCGTTGAGTGAAGGCCATTGATAATCAGGATTGAAGTAAGCACGTGTTGGATTGCCGTCCAGGATGTCATGAGGCACGGCATTCGGGGGCGTATCAGGACCGGCCTCGATAAGCAGTACGCGAGGCCCTTCGGCGGAGAGCCTGCTCGCCATGACGGATCCAGAGGAACCGCCACCGATCACGATATAATCGAAAACCAACACAACCCTCCCACCATCGTATGATGCTTAGACGAGGGAAAAGAGGCACTGTCAGCGCTCCCCAGCAAAGGGACCACTCGTCAAGCAGCAAATATATTTGCTGCTGCCGGGAAATCCACACTACACCCTAGTAGTTGGTGAGATGCCGAGAATCAGTTAAGATGAAGAAACATGGAGCGAACGTCCCTAGGGTGGCGTGATGCGCGGATCGCGTAGGCGACTCCTTCTGAGAGCCGTAACTTTCATTCAACCTCTAGGATAAGGGGCCGCAATGAGCTTCAGCGCCGACCCAGCGGTCCGCTCCTGTCGCCTAGTACGAAGAGGTTCCGTCAGGTCAGCCGCGATCTTGCCGGGCATCGGGACGTATGTGCGGATTCCGAGATCATCGCGCGCACCGTTCCGATTTGATCGCGCGCGGCATTCCGAAGTGATGGCGCGCAGCATTCCGAGAATTACCCGCGCGGGATTCCGACACGATCGCGCGCAGTTCGGAGTTAGGAGAACCTGATCCTTGGGGCATGTTCCGGTCGGGCAACGACCGGAGGAATGGATGCCGACGAGGAGGGTTAGGATGCGCCACGTGCGCGAGATTTTACGTCTGAGCTTGGAAGCGGGGCTATCGACGCGGATGGCTGGCGAGCGTGCCGGGGTCGGGCCGACGACGGTCCGGGATATGCTGAAGCGGTTTGCACGCTCCGGGCTGAACTGGCCGGTCCCGGCCGAGATGAGCGATGCCGACCTGGAAGCTTGCCTATACGGCTTACCTGGGATGAAGCCCGGCCGGCGCAAACAGCCGGAACCGGACTGGTCGGCGGTAGCACGTGAGCTGAAGCGCAAGCATGTGACGCTGCAGGTTCTGTGGGAAGAGTATGTCGCCGCCCACCCGGATGGCTATCGCTACAGCCGTTGGTGTGACCTGTTCCGGCGCTGGGAAGGCCGCCTGCCTCTGACGATGCGGCAGAGCCACGCGGGCGGTGAGAAGATGTTTGTCGATTACGCCGGCGACACGGTGCCGGTTGTAGTCGACCGCCGGACCGGTGAGGTGCGCGATGCCCATCTGTTTGTGGCGGTGCTCGGCGGATCGAGCTTGTCATTTGCCTGCGCGACGTGGACCGAGCAGTTCGCGGACTGGATCGAGGCGCACAATGGCGCCTTCGCCTTCTTCGGCGGCGTGGCCCATCTTCTGGTCCCGGACAACGCGAAGGTCGCGGTGATTAAGGCGTGTCACTTCGATCCGATGGTCAACCGCAGCTACACCGACATGGCGCGTCATTACGGCACGGCGGTGCTCCCGGCAAGACCGAGGAAGCCACGCGATAAGGCGAAAGTCGAGGCCTGTGTCGGCATTGTCGAACGCTGGGTCCTGGGCCGCTTGCGCAACCGGATCTTCTACAGCCTGGCCGAGGTGAACGCGGCGGTCGCCGAATGCATCACCGATCTCAACGACACACGGGTGCTTCGCCAGTTCAGCAAAACGCGGCGCCAGCTGTTCGAGGAGATCGACGCGCCGAACCTCAAGCCGCTGCCGGCGGAACGGTGGGTCCACGCTGAGTGGAAGCGTTGCCGAGTCGGACTCGATTATCACATCGCGATTGAGCACCACCATTACTCGGTGCCCTGGCGCTTCGCCCGCCGCGAGGTCGAGGCTCGAATTACCACACGCACCGTCGAAATCTTCCTCGATGGCGAACGCATCGCCGCGCACATGCGTGGCAGCGGCAACGGGCGGCATACGACGATCCCCGAACATATGCCCTCGAGCCATCGGCGCTACCGTGAATGGACGCCCGTGAAGATCC
This window encodes:
- a CDS encoding MmgE/PrpD family protein is translated as MDVTTQIIKHVLDSGFERIPQKAIERAKLSILDTIACAIGGSNDPISHTARQLGALSGGKPECTVWVSGEKLPSSLAVLVNATTVRAPDFDETYEICINGCHASSYDIPPALALAERDPSITGRELLTAVATAIDLHVRLARSVTTYSSNTGRDNMVSVWGGAAVSTKLLRLNEEKTRNAFGIAYAHAAGEYQMYEEGAHTIALQQGLRARSGIESALSAMVGFNGPREPFFGKSGFYKAFEPEFNLDMLIDKLGHDYVNASMSFKPWPSCRGNHFGIDGLLQLRKKHNFTGEDIVSIELGLNRRAESAVAQPRDQKWDPKDPVVARSSLPYAISVAAQRGQVGIRDFRPEALQDPAVRRIMAVTQVEVDPEIERTHSQYGNSPTKVKVRLKSGSEHFIRVDEPFGHPENPASLDDGIRKLRHCGEMSMLPFSKQQLGLIGDFIRELDKQPTLAPLFELLVGGK
- a CDS encoding GntR family transcriptional regulator, encoding MQECNIRKIRPGRTPLHIQLADIIRSQIESGVFSAGDQLPTEADLMKQHELSSSTVRQAELALVGEGLLYRRAGKGRSLPSVTFAGTCSLFQDFRTKR
- a CDS encoding DUF2267 domain-containing protein, translating into MCARHDFNNALEVTQNWISDLMWRLGWDDRERVYQALIATLHALRDCLDCEHAVYMGARLPALLRGFYYEGWNPDGRAKVRNRNSFLERIHSGVQRDPAVDPEVVARLVLGQFIDRLTTAEVERAKAATPRMLHNLWPGSGLPTVSAGCAGSRSSAMARSPRAVSSTKA
- a CDS encoding isopenicillin N synthase family dioxygenase, producing the protein MTTLPRISLAKLSSDATRREEQQCLRTACEEYGFFYLVEHGIPKEQIAEAIEASHRFFALPLATKERYGHAFQDVHPTTARGYSPLHGEMLHPEAGPDPKEMFDLGIENENDRRPFAGRTRLPDDALAPGFARSLLALQATVLNGVVPQLGNALADLLDMEKGWFRRHFSPPTVLQRVIRYPSTGGAAAKHTDNGFFTLLLQEELPTRSLQVWFHGRWIPAPSLPDSLVVNLGDMLQVLSDNRFKSTPHQVVHSGPAERISLPFFIYPDIDARLASRQGNHTFGVAEMMLRNYESIWEKGNGAGRARELQ
- a CDS encoding GMC family oxidoreductase N-terminal domain-containing protein, with the protein product MVFDYIVIGGGSSGSVMASRLSAEGPRVLLIEAGPDTPPNAVPHDILDGNPTRAYFNPDYQWPSLNATTVRDGRKPIHYEQARVMGGGSSINAQVANRGGPEDYDDWASSGAAGWSWKEVLPYFRRLECDLDFGGEFHGKAGPLPIRRVRRSDWSGFIRAVSRAYENEGLHFRPDFNGEFGDGYSVVPLTNRNGHRVSAAMAYLSESVRRRRNLTILPETTVVRLAFSGCAITGVETENKFGRPSFRASTVILCAGAIHSPAILLRSGIGPAEQLTKLGIPVVADVRGVGQNLQEHPGIAVSAYLKRGDRMAPNVSGHIQMHARYSSGYNRCPSTDMAVSAVAKSAWHPLGKRLGSLYVWVNRTYSAGTIVLKDRSHAVEPEVDFNWLSDQRDAERLKQGFRFVARLLLQDSLSGVGLDPFPSAWNTRAKRVSKVNCINYGLTSVLALLMDSSPRLRRALIRHVITNGRSISDLIDNEEHLDRFVRQNVTGNWHPTSSCRIGPASDPVAVTDPSGRVRGVSGLRIADASVMPFCPRANTNIPTIMVAEKMADAILKEGREWPAKG
- the istA gene encoding IS21 family transposase, translated to MRHVREILRLSLEAGLSTRMAGERAGVGPTTVRDMLKRFARSGLNWPVPAEMSDADLEACLYGLPGMKPGRRKQPEPDWSAVARELKRKHVTLQVLWEEYVAAHPDGYRYSRWCDLFRRWEGRLPLTMRQSHAGGEKMFVDYAGDTVPVVVDRRTGEVRDAHLFVAVLGGSSLSFACATWTEQFADWIEAHNGAFAFFGGVAHLLVPDNAKVAVIKACHFDPMVNRSYTDMARHYGTAVLPARPRKPRDKAKVEACVGIVERWVLGRLRNRIFYSLAEVNAAVAECITDLNDTRVLRQFSKTRRQLFEEIDAPNLKPLPAERWVHAEWKRCRVGLDYHIAIEHHHYSVPWRFARREVEARITTRTVEIFLDGERIAAHMRGSGNGRHTTIPEHMPSSHRRYREWTPVKIREEAARIGPMLSLLVEKIIEDRPHPEQGYRSCLGIIGLAKRFGAERLEAAARRALEIQARNYPSVKSILEKGLDKVPAREAPDHTPIFHTNIRGSGYYN